Genomic window (Pirellulaceae bacterium):
AATATCGACCCTCGCATTCAATTAGGCCAAATCCTCGCTAAGGCAGAAGCCACCGACGGGAAAATAAGGATTGTTGTTAAAGATCAAGCCGAACCCATCATGGTCAGCATCCCTATCCTTGGTTCCTACAGTGACACATGGCCACTGAATTGCCCCAAGTCCGACAAGATCGTGCGACAAGTCGCGGATTACCTCGCGACACCAAAATCCAACAAGGGCATCGCCGATATCGGAATGTTATTTCTGCTCTCAACGGGTGAGGAGCAGGATCTGAAGATCGCGCACGAATGGGCTCGAAAGGTAACAGCACCGCGTTATCCCTGGTATCTTGGCTACGGCGGAATTCCGCTTTGCGAATGTTATCTTCGAACAGGTGACCAAGAGATCCTCAACAACATTCAGCAATGGGTCGACAACGCGGTCAAGACCCAGTACCTCGACGGCTGGATCGGCCGAGGTGGTGTAAGTGCCTCTTACGGAAACGGACACCTCAATGCAGCCGGCACATCGGTGGTCACCTTCCTGCTATTGGCAAAAGAATGTGGCGCTGAAGTGCCCGATCACGCCCTCATGGGTGCGCTGGTTCACTTTTATCGTTATGCCGGTCGCGGCTCGAATCCCTACGGTGACCACCGGACTGAGGTTGGATTTGTCGACAATGGCAAAAACGGGAAACTGGCCTTCGCCATGGCTGCCGCCGCGGCGTTAACGCCGGACGGTGAAGATTCGGTCTACGCTGCGGCGCGCGACGTCTGTGCCATGCCTAGCTTCTACACCACCGCATTCATGCTCCACGGTCACACCGGCGGTGGCATTGGTGAAATCTGGCGTAGCGCAGCCATGGGACTGCTGCATGAAAGGAAGCCAGAGCAGTATCGTGAATTTATGGACAACCGCCAATGGCATTACGACCTGTCCCGACGCTTTGATGGTTCGTTCGGCATTCTTGGCGGGAGTGGCTACGACAAAGAATTGTGGGGAATTGCTTACCCGCTAACCTATACAATTCCGCGCAGGACGTTGCGTATCACCGGCGCACCGCGAACCAAGTTCTCACGACCTTATCAACTACCAAAACAACCTTGGGGTACCCAAGCCGACAATTTATTTCTGTCGCTCAAAGCCGTTCCCGATGCGGATGGCCACGCGCAGGATCTTTCTGGTGAAACCCTGGCACACGACTCCAGCATGCCATTCCTGAAACGATTCCACCAATCGAACGAGGTTAGCGATGAACTGATCCGTCAGTACATTCACCACCAGGACCACAACATCCGCTTCGTTGCTGCCAACAAAGCGTTAGGTATCAACAGTGAATACATCGGCTGGCGAAAACCCGGTGGAAAAGTGCGCGAAGAACTCGTCATCGAATTCCTGACCTCCCAGGATCCGCGCGTGCGCCGAGCAATGTTCATGGCTTTGCACGAAATCCTTTCGCGGGAAAAACGAACCGAACTGCTCACCCGAGAAGTCTTCGATCTCGCAATTCAAGTCCTCAAGGATCCTGCCGCATCGTGGTCGGTCAAGGATCCCGCACTTCAGGTAGTGGGTCGAGCTCCAGCGGACTGGGTCGTATCGCACGTCGATCATCTGATTTCTTTCCTTCAACAGGAAGACTGGTGGTTGCAGAATGCCGCGTTGACGGCGCTTACCCCCGTGGTTGCGGACGAACGTTGTTATCGAAAGGTGCTCCCTGCAATCGGCGAACTTGTCAGGGGCAACCAACGCACGGCCCTCACCACCGGCTTGTTGCCTGCTATCCGTGCGAAGATCAGGGCAGCCAGTCCGGCAGTGCACCAGTTGGCCACAGAAACCCTCAAGGAAACCTACACCGGCTATACCGGCGTAAGAACCGCACCCGGCGGGCAAGACATTTCCTCTACCTACGACTCGCATCTGGAATTCATTGCCGCCTCTCTGGCCGATGTGCCAGGTGGATTGGATGTGCTCTACGAGATCGCAAGGGAACGTTTTCCGCATGAGATTCTACCGTACAAACAGTTCTTCCTCAGCGCTGACCCCGACCAATTTGGCCCCAAACTTCGGCAAGCCATCGTTCCTATCATTCAGGAAGAATTGATTCCCGAATTTGTCGGCAAGAATCGGGAGTTACTACGAAAACTAGCGACCGTCGAATCGCAGTCGGGCTATCCGGGCAGTCACCGCGATCAGATTTCACAACTTGTTGCACTCTACAAGAGAGCGGGGCTGGACGAATTCGACTGGCACATCTTCGCCGATCTGCGACAGGCGGAATGGTCGTATCATTCGTTCGAACCGATCGCCACCGAACAGATACCTTTCGATCAACTCATCACGCGTTACCGTCCGGTCACTCTGCCCCGAGGTATGGAGAACTGGTACGCTCCAGCATTCGATCCGGCTGTGGCCAATTGGAAGACAGGAAAGAGCCCCTTTGCCCACTTCCAGGGAAAACTTCCTCAACACCCGATTCACAAGTGCTCGTCTACCTGCACCGGACCGAACTGCTATGGCGGCACCAAAGCGAATACGCTCTGGGAAAAAGAAGTTCTACTTCTGCGCGCTAGCCCCACCATTCCACCACTGAAAGACGGTCATCGCTATCGAATTCGCATCCATGATGGCAACCATGTCGGCTCCGGCGGTGGACATATCATCTATATCAACGGCCGTCCGTTGGTCGAAACAAAAACCTGCAACGGACGTGGCTCGGGAGGGCAACCCAAAGGATCCTTCATCACTCGAGAATTCCTCGATGACTTCCAAGGCGGCCAAGTCACGATCGCAGTTAAAACATTCCTCCGATTCAACGACAAATACAAGGTCAAGCCGAGCGCTCGCATTCCGCAAGGCAAGTTCAGCCTGCACATTGAGGAGATGAAACTGCCACCGATGAGCGACGATCTGGTTATCAAGTCAGCAACCATTGTTCCCATGCGGTGCTCCGAATGGCAGGCCGTACAGGATCCCGACAATCGAGAATTGCAGCCAGACGATTACTTGTTTCGCTGGGACGGCAAGTTCCACGCCAACGCACGGATGTTAGGCAGTTGGAAGCTTGTCACCAAGGTACCAGAAATCATCAATTTCGATGCGTCAAAACCAACAAAACCCCGGCGTCCGCTTTTTTCCGAGATGACCTTGAAGGATGGGGGCGAGACTAACCAGCCAACCTGGATTTGGTCCGGTGACCGTCTGATGGATCTAACGCGTTTCCAAGCACTAAGAATGCATCTGAAAACAGTCGGGAATACCGACTACCTGTTCGTCGAAGCAGGTGGCTTCAGCGAAAGACAAAAACTCGATTGGAAATCACCGTGGCTTGTATTGAAGAAGTCACTCGACTAATAAGCCTGTAATCGCTCGGCAGTCAGGGTGATCATCGATGGTGATAAAAAGATTCACCCCGACGGATCGAAGTTTTGCCCTTCCCAAGAATAAAAAAACTCTCTCCAACACGGATTGAATTCACAGCTTGAAAGCCCGTGCAGAATTTAACATGAAAACAACAAATCTATTGATTGTCTTCGCCTCGCTGGCATTCCTTCTTCCCGTTTCTGCGGCAAAGGTGCCATCTCAATTGCCTGATCCCGACGACAAACCGGCTGATGCGACCAAGCCGGTCCAGGTCTACATTCTCGCCGGCCAGTCCAACATGGTCGGCATGGGCAACCTGCAAGGCGCAAAGAACATCTACAACGGTGTCTACTTCAGCTCGGATCCAGCAGTGCCCGATGGTCCGATGACGATCTATCGGGTCGGTAGCTATCGAACCGCGCCATTGCGAATCTATCTGCCAGATGGAACGCGCCATGACGAATCGATCGCTGAGGGACTGCTCGAAGTACCGCAACAGGGCGTCTATCGTTTTCAATGCGGGTTTGGAGAAAACTCCTATAACCGGCTGCAGGTCGACGGCACAGAAGTCTACCAGCGTCAGCTAGGCGGCTCACCGATTCAGACAGAACTCAGGCTCGCAGCTGGCAAACGATATCCCTTCAAGATTAGCGGCTTCCAAGCCGAGCCGCCGCGTTTTTGGCTCGAAAAGACTGACCTGCTGGGAAACGGCGACCTGGAAGCGGTCGCCAAGCGCGAAGGAAAATTTCCCTGGCTGGTCAACTCCGATGGCCAGTGGACAGTCCGAAAGGATGTTTACTTTCAGGAAGCGCGTATCGCCAAGGAAGGCAAAGGCTCGCCACTCAGTACGAATTCCAATGGCAAGTCAATCGGACCGGAACTGGGCTTCGGCCATGTATTGGGAACCTTCCATGACGAACAAGTGCTGCTGATCAAAACGGCCATGGGCAACCGTGCACTCGGCTTCGATTTCCGGCCCCCTTCGAGCGGTCGCACCGATCCGGCCAACAATTTTGAATCGCTCGAGTACAAGCTAATGATCGACGGGGTGCGAAAGACTCTCGAAAACATCAACAAAGTTGTGCCTGACTACCAGAACCAAGGTTATGAAATCGCAGGCTTTGCCTGGTTCCAAGGACACAAAGACAGTTTCAGCGAAGAGTTAATCAATGAATACGAAAAACATTTAGTCAATTTGATCAACGATGTCCGCAAGGAGTTCAAGACACCCGATCTACCGGTCGTTGTCGCCACGGTCGGATTTGGTGGACGAAACATGCAGGACAAATTCCTGAGGATCTTGGCAGCGCAAATGGCCGTCGGGGATGCAAAGCAACATCCCGAGTACAACGGCACAGTCACTTCCATCGACACGCGAAATTTTTGGCGCAGCGTCGAGAATTCACCGGCAAACCAAGATTACCACTACAACCGCAATGCCGAGACGTACATGCTGATCGGCGATGCACTTGGACGGGCGATGGTCAAATTGAAGGGTGGTCAAGCAGAACCTCTGCCGCTGAGGGCATTTCCCGAAGAAGCTAAAACCACGAAGGTAGTCGAGTTATCGGAAGCCGATCAAACACGGGCTCAACGTGCGCTGCGTCCAATCCTTATCGATGGCATTGCCACGTCGTACGCAGCCAACCCGCGCTATCAAAAATCCCTGTTGGAGGAGATTCGTGGTGAACGTCCCAAACGTGCAAACCAGTTCTTAAGAGGTTCGATGTATGGATTGTTAAACTGTTATCGAGCTGTAGGAATCAACGATTACGATTGGCACCCATTCGGTCCGAATCTGAATCAGGTACAGTGGAACTACTACAGTTTCGATCCCCCAGAAAAACTGGCGACTGACAAAGGTAACCGTTTCCGCGAAGTCACTTATCCCGAGGCAATGGCAAATTGGATTGCACCGGAATTCGATGCGGATCAAATTGGCTGGCAGAAAGGAGTTCAACCGTTCGGTCAAATGGATGGTAAATTGGCAGCGATTTCCGAGAACTGCACGTCTGCCTTTTGCCGCTGCGGTGAAACACCTCGTACGCTCTGGGAAAACGAAGTCTTACTGGTCCGCAGCACGATCAAAATCCCGCCACTACAAGAGGGGCATCGTTATCGCATCGTGGTGGGTGGCGCCGCCCATGTCAATTCGGGCGAAGGTTTTGCCGTTTACGCTAACGGAAAATTACTGGCTCAATCGACGACCGGTGTCGCTGTTCGGCAAGGCGGGCAACCACGTGGTGCCGTGATCTACAACGACGTCCGCGATGCGTTCCAAACCGGTAAGGTCACCATCGCGGCAATCAGCTTCCTGCGTTACAACCACCCTCGCCATGGCATTCAACCACCTCGCGGTCATCTCACTTTGCAGATTGAAGAGCAAAAATTGCCCCCCATTGCTGCAGCAAACAAAAGTCAACCAGAATGATTGTACGCCACTCAACCGGGCGGGCTTTCGTTGAGCAGCAGTGTGATTCGACAACCAATCGGAGCCAACGTGACGGAGCCAACGTGACGGAGCATCCGACGATGGCTGCCGAACTGGTTGACTCGTCGATTGTCTCACAAGTGCCATCAAACAATCAGCCACCATCAACATGGCCCAACATTTGGCAGCCATGAACAAATTCCGAGCAACGTCCAGTTCGAGGCACCAGTGGCGAAACCAGTTTTCGCAAAGCGTCTGCAAATGGATCCATCCTGCCTCGACCTTTCCTGTTCCACAGTTGTCGGTTCGATCTGTCAACGAGAACGGCACTTGTCGCCAAAACTACTTAAATCGTTGATTGGGTTTGCCTGGAGTCGGCGTCAGCTCACACCATGTTTCGCGCGAGTTATCCAGCCACCCGGACGAAACATCTGTCTTTTGCGCGTCGAACTCGACTTTATCGACGAGCGTTTCGCCTGAGACCAATGAGACCGACTCACCTTTTGAAGACAGCTTGAAGTTCGCGTGGAGCCCCGCATCGCTTCCATCTTCATCTGCCCAGATAACAAGATATCGTCCGGCTTCTAAAACGGTACCGTTTGGAATTCGCCACTTGAACATGTTCGTCGGATCATCGCTCAAATACATGCCAGACAGATCGACTCTGTCGTCGCCATAATTGACCAACTCAATCCAATCTTCGTGGTCGCCCTGGGGATCTTTACTGCTTTTCTTATTGGAGGCTAAGAGTTCGCTAATCGCGATGGAAGGTTTTGGCCCGTTTGTCGTCACGGCTGGCGGTGCGAATCTGTCGGGATCAATTTCAATGCTGTCAACTCGCTTGATCTCATCATGATTCAGTAGAAATTCTCGACGCTCCTTCAAGGAAGTGTAGAGGCTGGGACTTGGCCGTCCATTCGGATCAGAGTTCCCACTCGACATCGAAACGAAAGCATCGAAGCTAGTCAGCTTGCGAGTGTCTGCCTTCACTTCATCGAACAGCAGCTCTCGATAACCCTCAATGACCGGTCCAATTATCTCGACGTCTAATTTTTTCTCGGCAATTGCTCGTATGTACTGCAAATACTTCTGGCGGTACGCCGGCACGGCCAAGATCTTACTCCGCAACGGCATTCGATCACTGTCGATACCTACCAAAGGATCAAGCGTCGCATCGCCGTGTCCTGGACCTCCGCCTCCACCTCGACGACCTCCTCGAGAGCCACCGCGTCGCCGATCGCCACGTTCCGCCGGTCCTCTGAAATCATTCCGCCGCTCTTCGCCCAATTCCCCAGGCCGACCATTATCGAAGTCCGGAGGAGGACCAAAACCTGGGGGAGGCCCAAAACCTGGAGGAGGACCAAAACCTGGGGGAGGCCCGAAACCCGGACGCTCGCCACCCGGGCGGCGTCCGCGCGGACCGCGTGTCACAAAGGCTTCGTTCATATCGTGAGGTATAACATGAAAGACTCCGGCCGAATCAAGAAACAAGTTATAGTCGCTGGCCCTTGTCCAATAACCGTCGCTATTTACCAGCGCAACATCCATCGCCAAGAAACGCAATAAGCCATCCACATTCAGAATCGGCTCGATTGCTTCAGACAGTTCTGAGCTCGGTGTTTCGTTCAGTAGCTTGCACAAATTGACGAGTGCACGCCATGACTTCTCTTTGTCTTTCGACTTAATCTCGAACCGTTGCTTATAACCTTCGAGTTGATCACCCAGGTACCGCAAGCCACCATCGGCTCCGGGACTACCTGGCACTTTCCAGCGAGCCCCCGACGAATTTCGATAGTGTTCCTTCAAAAAGTCTTTGTTGAACTGTTGCACATTACTGTAGATCCCCCAACTTTCACCATTGATGACGACCTTGACAAAGTTCGCTTGGGGAGCAGGAAGAAAATCTTGCGCAACGAACGAGTAGAGAGCGCTGCTCATCATTGACGAATCGCCATTGCAATTAAGCAGGTTAAGAGTCTTGTATCCGTACAATCGTTGATCGGAATCGACAAGGTCCATCGAAAGATTGAGTGAACGTTTTAGACCGGCCGATAGGTGACTGAAGGACGATTGGCCACGAAAGCTTAGCCCAACCATCGGATACGTCTTCCCGTCAACGATGACGGTTGCGGGCATCTCAACATCGGTGTGTTTCAGAGCAGCCATTTCCTCTTCCCAGTTATCAGAATCAAACTGGATGAAGAGTGTTCGCAGGACCGCCGGATCATAGAGTGCCTGGTCGGGATAGACTTCCACCTGATCGGGAGCGACCTTCGGGCCCGGTCGCCCCGGTTCGCGTGCTCCACCGCGTGGACCTCGGCTTGGCCTTCGTCGACTGTTGGCGTTAGAGGCCTCAACTTCCTTCAATGCCGATTGACGTTCCGCAGCATCAAGATAACCGCTGCCATCTTTGTCGTGTTTTTCTAGCAGTTTCAATTCTGGTCGATTTGGCCCCATTCCGCCGCCTCGCCTCCCACCCGGACCAGCGGGAGGAAAATCCGGAACTAATTCGTCAGAGCTAAGGGCCCCGTCCTGGTCTTTGTCCAACGTCCGCAAGAAATCAGAAACCTTCTCGATTTCTGCCTCCGACAAGGCCCCATCACGATCCGTATCAAGTGCCTGATAAATGAAGTCAGGCCGAGCTCTCGATCGATTAAACGGCCCTTCTGATCCGTTCAGCTGCGCATAAATCCATTGTCCACAGAGGACTACTAAAAGCGCCACAACGGTAAGCAATCTGCGCATCGAACAAAGCTCCACAAATAGATACAGAGACCAATCCTGATGGATAATAACGGAAAACCACCGAGATCGATTTAATAACCCCAGAATTCGTCAAAAGTTTCGGATCAATCCAATCCAGCCAGAACGGTTCAACGGTTATTTTCGAACCGATGTTTGATGCGAATGATCGGGTGAACAAAGTCGCTAAAGCTAAGGGATCAGGGCAGTGCTTTTCAGAAAGGAAACCGTGTCCGGTGGTGCGATTGCCTCTCAGTCGACCCGGACCGTCCGGTAGCCAATGAAACTTTGCCGAACGGCAATCCTTGGGGAATCGTCAGCGACTTAGAAACCGATTTTGACAAACGAGGACAGATAAAGGCGGAGTAATAAATCCGTCAGACGCGACCGATGACCTTTTCCAGGCCCGCCCGCATCAGAAATCAAATCGAACTGGCTCGGATCTGGATTTTTCTTCAAATTGGGCCTCAAACGACTCTTCCGTTCAAGACCAACGCGCGTTAATCGAGTACGCCCGGTAGGTGTCAAATAGGTTAAAATTCCAGCTATTCAATTCACCTCAATCAAGCTGGTATAAGAGTTAATCATTCTTCTCACGACCACGATCTCCAAAACAACAGTCGAACCTGAATTACTTCGGTCTAGTTTTAGGGGTTTTGGCAAGATGAAAAAAATCGCGAAAGCTTTCACAAGCGTGTTCATCTTGTCGGCAATGGCTTCTGTGATGGTTTTTTGGTGGAACTGGCCTGTTGCAGTGGTGGTGTTTCTGTTTGCTTTTTTCGGCTTTCGGTCTTGGCAAATTCTGAACCGCCCCTCACTCTATCCATTCACCTTACCCATGAAAATTTCACCGTATTTAATCCTGCTGCTTCGATCTTCTATCTAAATACCCCAGTGAAATGAAGACCCCCCCCCCAAACTAGTATTCGAAAGACGCAACTTTCATCAATAATTTGCGGCCAATACCCTGACATTCCAAATATCAATAACACACAAAGGAGACCGAAAGGAAGATGCCAGGGAAGCTGCTTAGGGAAGTCTTTGAAAATTCTCATCTGATGCCCCCAAACAATTGACGAAATTTACAAGGCAACAATCAATCCATGTGCAAACACATTAAATGAAACATGACCCTGACAGTGTCGATTGCGTCCTCTAATGGAAAAAACTAAGGAAAGTCTGATAGCAGAATGAAGCTCTAATTGTGTTTGCACCACCTGCGAATTCTGAGCCCAAGATTGTGGAATACAATTTGAACATAAAACTACCCCAGGCTTTCTAGCTTTTGATAGTCCACCACGAAGAAGAGTTCATTTTGCATTACTAGATTCAAAACGCATCAATCTTCGTTATCTGAAGGATCTACGAACTGTTGAAAGGGTTGGCTTACCGTCGCGTTTGCGAAGCGAGTATTTACACCACCCAAAGACGCAAAACGTCTTCTCTGTTTTTCGCAATCTTGCAACCAGTGCTGTGTTGGTTCGTAACCGTGATTTAGGAGTTTACGCACAGCCGCTTTTGCACCAATTTCAGGAGCGTGGCCCTTTAAAACAAAAGGATCTGCCACAATTGCAAAGGATTCACCAACTTGATTCGCAATATCTATCAGCTGTTCTGGAACTAGTTTTTGTAAACCTTTTCCACGCTGATGACGACTGACGTCGATCAACCTCACGAGCGGTGAATACACTTCTTTTAGTGGCTGATTGAAATATCTGTTCACGTCATCTCCATCCTCCCAGTCTGGACTTGGTGGCGTGACTTGGGTTGTTTTGTCAGATATTTCAAGAAAGAATTTGTCGTTAGGGTCGATTAGCAACAAGGACGGGACACCCTAAGACTCGTCGAGAAATGCGTCCTAGAGACCAACGCATTCTCTCAGTATTTTGCTCTTTATTCCCTGCGGATTAATGTCCTCATCAATCTTTGCTTTTCGACCTTCACGCAATAGCTAGCCCCTTGTGCTTCTGCTTTGCTCGTGCGATTGTCAACGCTCGATTGACCAAAGTAATCAGGAGATCTGGACTAACTGCTTGGCCATAAGCATGACATGCGATCAGAGATTATCGGATTAATGAGCTAGAACGATTGGAGGACAGACAGTCCGAGATTTCAGCTTGGCGTGGGAATTCAGAAGCTACTCGGAAAGTCCATTAAAATGCGACCGCTGTTGCAGCAGACGACCGTCGAAAAGCGGCGAGTGCAAGAACTGAGACCGCTGGTCTAGGAATGGTGCACGAAAAATCCGCTGAAACACAATTGGAGCGGATGATTCAGACGATGGCCAAAAACGACCAAACCCCTGGATTACTCGAGATAACCCAAAAAGTGTTGATTCAATCTCACTCAAACGAATCAACAGAATTCTACAAAATACGCCCGGTAGGATTCGAACCTACAACCCTCGGTTCCGAAGACCGATGCGCTATCCAATTGCGCCACGGGCGCGGCTGCAGCTACCAGGATAAGCATTGTTGGATTTTATTTCAACGGACCCTCGAACTGCAATTTTTTCTCGCAACAAATCCTACCGCCAAGAAAGCGGCAATTTCGCCACATGCGACGATTCGACGATTTCGACAATCCTTGAGCTCAGCCCGGTTAGTCAGAGCACGCCAAAGTGAATACAATAGAGGCCCATTGAGGGTGAGCCCTAGGAAAAGTCTTCATCTTGGGCTGAGATTGCATCCCGGTTGGGCTGAGATTGCATCCCGGGAAACAAGCACGGATCCGATTTAATTCCAGGAGGGCAATGCGTGGCATCGAAACACCGGGTACCGAAGAGGCGATTGCGGCGCTGATTGGCTTTTGCATCATGACCACTATCACGTTGAGGGTACTGGACGGCGCTGATCGAGGCCAAGTCTACGAGGACTTGGAGCCGCCGATCACGATTGGCCGAGAGGAAGGAAATGGCGTCCAACTGAATGACGATCGCGTCAGCCGCTTTCACGTCAAAATCCAGGAGGATGAAGATCGATTGGTGCTGACGGACCTGGAAAGCACCAATGGGACTCGAGTCAATGGCGAAGATATACAACTCCGTATTCTGCGACACGGCGATCTGATCACCGTTGGCCGAAGTGTGCTGTTGTTCGGCTCACGGGATGAGATTGCACATCGATTGGCCGAGTTGCGTGGCGCGCAACAACCTGCAGCCAACACACTGGACGATGAAGACGCTCAAAAAATCAAAAACGCAAGTTCCCTTGATTTCGAATTGCACTTCGGCGACGACGAAGATTTGCAGGCAACCATGCACGTTCTGCAACCTCCGGACCTTCCGGGGCGTCTTTCTCCCGGACAAGCTGCCCAGTTGTCTGAGCTAATCGAATATTTACACATTCGTATTCGACGATTGCTCAACAGCGTAGAAGTGGACGACGAACAAGAACGAGCTTCGCTTGATATGCGGCAATGGCAAAACTTAGTCGATTTGCAGTCACGTCTTTCGGTTTATCTTCGCTCGATCGGCAATCCGAGCGACGAAATGTAACTTGATCAAACGGATGAACGCTTGCTTCGAAATGGTAAAACTTCCAGACGAAGAGAAACCCTTGCTTGAGTTTCCGCAGCTTCATTGATCAACTGCCAACCTGAAACTCTTCGCAACATTAACGGGCATAACCGTCTCGCTGACGACTGTAGGCAAGACCGAACAAGGTTGACGAAAACAAGGACGATTGATTCACGATGACTTCGAAACCGTTCACCCATCTCCACTGCCACAGTCACTTTAGCTTGCTAGACGGAGCCGGTTCGATCGACAAACTGGTGGGCCGCGTCAAAGAACGAGGCATGAATTCGCTGGCAATTACTGATCACGGTAATTTGCATGGTGCATTAGAGTTTTACCGCAAAGCCAAAGCGGCCGATATCAATCCGATCATTGGCTATGAAGCCTACATCGCGCCAGGCAGCCGCTTCCAGAAAGATGGCGGGCGGATGAAGGATGCGAGCTACCACCTGACTCTGCTCGCCAAAAATCGCACCGGCTTTCGCAATCTTGTCAAAATGGCTTCAAAAGCCTATCTCGAGGGTTTTTACTTCAAGCCAAGAATCGACAAAGAACTCCTGGAAGCCCATAACGAGGGAATCGTTTGCCTCAGTGGGTGTGTTTCCGGAGAACTTAGTCGCCTTCTGTTGAAGGGCGGAATGAGCTCTGACGAAGATTTAGCAGAGCCCATGGAGACCGCTCGTTGGTTCCATCAGGTATTTGGTGATCGTTACTTCATCGAGATCCAGAACAATGGCATTGAGATCCAGCGGATGGCGATGGAGGGATCGATCCGGATTGCTGATAAGTTAGGGCTTCCGCTGGTTTGCACAAGTGATGCTCATTACGCGGACCGGGACGATGCGGAAGCTCATGACGTAATGCTCTGCATCAACACGGGCAGATTTCGCACCGACACCAGTCGGATGCGAATGGACGGAAACGAGTACTTCCTCCGTACTCCGGAAGAGATGTACGAAGCATTTCCGAACCATGCCGATGCGGTTCAACGCAGCCAAGAAATTGCAGATACGGTCCATATCGATCTGGAACTAGGCCAACGGCATTTCCCGACTTACTCGCCATTACCGGAAGGAAAGGATGCGGAACAGTTCCTGAAAG
Coding sequences:
- a CDS encoding DUF6288 domain-containing protein, giving the protein MTVRSTLITIMLLIGIGSAAGESFYERPAIFSTRPNETKSLQSIKRFGPVGIGIDLIPPAFVMRISHIEEGSPAAATGKLSKGQIIKSINGQALANIDPRIQLGQILAKAEATDGKIRIVVKDQAEPIMVSIPILGSYSDTWPLNCPKSDKIVRQVADYLATPKSNKGIADIGMLFLLSTGEEQDLKIAHEWARKVTAPRYPWYLGYGGIPLCECYLRTGDQEILNNIQQWVDNAVKTQYLDGWIGRGGVSASYGNGHLNAAGTSVVTFLLLAKECGAEVPDHALMGALVHFYRYAGRGSNPYGDHRTEVGFVDNGKNGKLAFAMAAAAALTPDGEDSVYAAARDVCAMPSFYTTAFMLHGHTGGGIGEIWRSAAMGLLHERKPEQYREFMDNRQWHYDLSRRFDGSFGILGGSGYDKELWGIAYPLTYTIPRRTLRITGAPRTKFSRPYQLPKQPWGTQADNLFLSLKAVPDADGHAQDLSGETLAHDSSMPFLKRFHQSNEVSDELIRQYIHHQDHNIRFVAANKALGINSEYIGWRKPGGKVREELVIEFLTSQDPRVRRAMFMALHEILSREKRTELLTREVFDLAIQVLKDPAASWSVKDPALQVVGRAPADWVVSHVDHLISFLQQEDWWLQNAALTALTPVVADERCYRKVLPAIGELVRGNQRTALTTGLLPAIRAKIRAASPAVHQLATETLKETYTGYTGVRTAPGGQDISSTYDSHLEFIAASLADVPGGLDVLYEIARERFPHEILPYKQFFLSADPDQFGPKLRQAIVPIIQEELIPEFVGKNRELLRKLATVESQSGYPGSHRDQISQLVALYKRAGLDEFDWHIFADLRQAEWSYHSFEPIATEQIPFDQLITRYRPVTLPRGMENWYAPAFDPAVANWKTGKSPFAHFQGKLPQHPIHKCSSTCTGPNCYGGTKANTLWEKEVLLLRASPTIPPLKDGHRYRIRIHDGNHVGSGGGHIIYINGRPLVETKTCNGRGSGGQPKGSFITREFLDDFQGGQVTIAVKTFLRFNDKYKVKPSARIPQGKFSLHIEEMKLPPMSDDLVIKSATIVPMRCSEWQAVQDPDNRELQPDDYLFRWDGKFHANARMLGSWKLVTKVPEIINFDASKPTKPRRPLFSEMTLKDGGETNQPTWIWSGDRLMDLTRFQALRMHLKTVGNTDYLFVEAGGFSERQKLDWKSPWLVLKKSLD
- a CDS encoding sialate O-acetylesterase, whose product is MKTTNLLIVFASLAFLLPVSAAKVPSQLPDPDDKPADATKPVQVYILAGQSNMVGMGNLQGAKNIYNGVYFSSDPAVPDGPMTIYRVGSYRTAPLRIYLPDGTRHDESIAEGLLEVPQQGVYRFQCGFGENSYNRLQVDGTEVYQRQLGGSPIQTELRLAAGKRYPFKISGFQAEPPRFWLEKTDLLGNGDLEAVAKREGKFPWLVNSDGQWTVRKDVYFQEARIAKEGKGSPLSTNSNGKSIGPELGFGHVLGTFHDEQVLLIKTAMGNRALGFDFRPPSSGRTDPANNFESLEYKLMIDGVRKTLENINKVVPDYQNQGYEIAGFAWFQGHKDSFSEELINEYEKHLVNLINDVRKEFKTPDLPVVVATVGFGGRNMQDKFLRILAAQMAVGDAKQHPEYNGTVTSIDTRNFWRSVENSPANQDYHYNRNAETYMLIGDALGRAMVKLKGGQAEPLPLRAFPEEAKTTKVVELSEADQTRAQRALRPILIDGIATSYAANPRYQKSLLEEIRGERPKRANQFLRGSMYGLLNCYRAVGINDYDWHPFGPNLNQVQWNYYSFDPPEKLATDKGNRFREVTYPEAMANWIAPEFDADQIGWQKGVQPFGQMDGKLAAISENCTSAFCRCGETPRTLWENEVLLVRSTIKIPPLQEGHRYRIVVGGAAHVNSGEGFAVYANGKLLAQSTTGVAVRQGGQPRGAVIYNDVRDAFQTGKVTIAAISFLRYNHPRHGIQPPRGHLTLQIEEQKLPPIAAANKSQPE
- a CDS encoding CotH kinase family protein → MRRLLTVVALLVVLCGQWIYAQLNGSEGPFNRSRARPDFIYQALDTDRDGALSEAEIEKVSDFLRTLDKDQDGALSSDELVPDFPPAGPGGRRGGGMGPNRPELKLLEKHDKDGSGYLDAAERQSALKEVEASNANSRRRPSRGPRGGAREPGRPGPKVAPDQVEVYPDQALYDPAVLRTLFIQFDSDNWEEEMAALKHTDVEMPATVIVDGKTYPMVGLSFRGQSSFSHLSAGLKRSLNLSMDLVDSDQRLYGYKTLNLLNCNGDSSMMSSALYSFVAQDFLPAPQANFVKVVINGESWGIYSNVQQFNKDFLKEHYRNSSGARWKVPGSPGADGGLRYLGDQLEGYKQRFEIKSKDKEKSWRALVNLCKLLNETPSSELSEAIEPILNVDGLLRFLAMDVALVNSDGYWTRASDYNLFLDSAGVFHVIPHDMNEAFVTRGPRGRRPGGERPGFGPPPGFGPPPGFGPPPGFGPPPDFDNGRPGELGEERRNDFRGPAERGDRRRGGSRGGRRGGGGGPGHGDATLDPLVGIDSDRMPLRSKILAVPAYRQKYLQYIRAIAEKKLDVEIIGPVIEGYRELLFDEVKADTRKLTSFDAFVSMSSGNSDPNGRPSPSLYTSLKERREFLLNHDEIKRVDSIEIDPDRFAPPAVTTNGPKPSIAISELLASNKKSSKDPQGDHEDWIELVNYGDDRVDLSGMYLSDDPTNMFKWRIPNGTVLEAGRYLVIWADEDGSDAGLHANFKLSSKGESVSLVSGETLVDKVEFDAQKTDVSSGWLDNSRETWCELTPTPGKPNQRFK